The following proteins come from a genomic window of Drosophila willistoni isolate 14030-0811.24 unplaced genomic scaffold, UCI_dwil_1.1 Seg485, whole genome shotgun sequence:
- the LOC26529467 gene encoding uncharacterized protein LOC26529467, which yields MNIAVLIFGMLFIPINIFGKSTDPRLHSINKQTVSNTGLDKYKMDLVKEKKNSSIDNNVKLTQYSKKKPKRKVINDHAFTNAIPSEHTFPYFPRNQHVIPFNDVQYPTSERLESYEDPVRARESNKHEHQIKSVKVKIKHHHHHHHHNHIKEVIKTVPKPYPVEKIVHIPFERIVEKIVHVPKILNVTLEKVVHVPVEKIVEKIIHIPKPVHIPKPYLIEKMVEKVVHVPKPFPVLRTVPYPVEIKVAAQEKLPIPFKMKAERKLIGYFNTKEPIKLKTFGQKNNNQTDDFKLNIEVENASNKKQYPVILPSDYIHNKISQYSQATDPTKTENLSKIARPEYKYFGLLKNSIPIEQSTSESETIHVKLLRANGNFRFHVVDTPINNSDTVDNLEFQNRNSTHHFNGIPLSVPIQLVPLQPKKYQSSIGFELDASDSS from the exons ATGAACATTGCG GTTTTGATTTTTGGAATGCTTTTTATACCCATAAATATTTTCGGCAAATCAACAGATCCTCGTTTGCATTCTATAAATAAGCAAACTGTGTCGAACACAGGCTTGGATAAATATAAAATGGATcttgtaaaagaaaaaaaaaatagttcgATCGACAACAATGTCAAACTCAcacaatattcaaaaaaaaaaccaaaaaggaaaGTAATAAATGATCATGCCTTTACAAATGCAATTCCAAGCGAACATACATTTCCCTATTTCCCACGAAACCAACATGTAATTCCGTTTAATGATGTTCAATATCCTACATCAGAACGATTGGAAAGCTACGAGGATCCAGTGAGAGCAAGGGAATCTAATAAGCATGAGCATCAAATAAAAAGCGTAAAAGTTAAAATAAAGCATCAtcaccaccatcatcatcacaaCCATATAAAGGAAGTTATAAAAACTGTACCCAAACCTTACCCAGTTGAGAAAATTGTGCATATACCATTTGAAAGAATAGTCGAGAAAATTGTTCATGTCCCCAAAATTCTTAATGTAACGCTGGAAAAAGTAGTGCATGTACCCGTAGAGAAAATAGTGGAAAAAATAATACATATTCCGAAACCTGTTCACATTCCAAAACCTTATTTAATTGAGAAAATGGTTGAAAAAGTAGTTCATGTGCCGAAACCTTTTCCAGTATTAAGAACTGTACCTTACCCAGTAGAAATTAAAGTAGCAGCACAAGAAAAACTGCCTATACCGTTTAAAATGAAAGCTGAGAGAAAACTTATAGGTTATTTTAATACAAAGGAACCCATTAAGCTTAAAACATTTGgtcaaaaaaataataatcaaacaGATGATTTTAAGTTGAATATTGAAGTGGAAAATGcttcaaacaaaaaacaatatcCTGTGATTTTACCATCGGATTACATTCACAATAAAATAAGTCAGTATTCACAGGCAACAGATCCAACAAAAACTGAGAACTTATCAAAAATTGCTCGGCCAGAGTATAAATACTTCGGGTTACTTAAAAATAGTATACCTATCGAACAATCTACATCTGAAAGTGAAACCATTCATGTAAAGCTATTACGCGCTAATGGAAATTTTAGATTTCATGTCGTAGATACTCCAATCAATAATTCTGACACAGTCGACAATTTAGAATTTCAAAACCGAAATTCTACACACCATTTTAATGGCATCCCTTTGTCTGTACCCATTCAATTAGTTCCCTTACAACCAAAGAAATACCAAAGCTCTATAGGATTCGAGTTAGACGCCTCAGATAGTtcataa